The DNA segment CTTCGGTTTCCATGCCCCAACCATGTCGTTCCCTGTTGCGGGTACGTTGATGGTTGAGCCAACAGAATCTGAAAGCAAAGCCGAGTTGGATCGCTTTATCGATGCGATGCTGGCAATCCGTGCTGAAATTGAACGCGTGAGCAGCGGTGAATGGACGCTAGCGGATAACCCGCTGGTGAATGCGCCACATATTCAGGCGGAACTGGTTAATCACTGGGAGCACGCTTATTCTCGTGAACTGGCCGTATTCCCAACGGAATCAACACGTGAGAATAAATACTGGCCAACCGTAAAACGTCTGGATGATGTTTACGGCGACCGTAATTTATTCTGCTCTTGTGTGCCAATCTCTGAATACGAATAGCATTTAGATAGGCTGCTCAATCAAAACCGCTCTGACGTTAATATCGCGTCAGGGCGGTTTTTTTATGGACGTTTATGATGGGAGTAAGCGTTACAGCAAATTCAGTAAATGCAAAATAATATGGCTGCTGTCACCGCGACGCCACGCAATGGCAATATCGCTGGTTAGCCGAGTGTCTTTGAGCTTCAAACACACCACGTTTTTCTCATCAATTTTGCTTAACGAGTCAGGCACGATGGCCATGCCAAAACCACCGCCCACCATGCTGATCGCCGAGGTCAGCTGAGGCGACTGCTGGCCTAGGTTGGGCGAGAATCCGGCGACTTCACAGGCATGGATCGTTTGGTCATACAGGCTGGGGGCGACCTCGCGTGGAAAAGTGATCAGCGATTCATCTTTGAGATCGAACAATGAAACCGCGCTGTTACGGCTAAGTGGATGCTGGCGTGGGAGTGCCACCATCATCTCTTCGGTGTCGATGACGCGACACATAAAATCTTTGCTGCGTTCGCACGGCAGGCGGATAAACGCGAAATCAATATTTCCCTCTTCTAATGCATTCATCAAACCGGACATCTCTTTCTCCTGCGGCTGAAGATGCATCATCGGGTAGTTTTCTCTAAAGCTATGCAGCAAAGAAAAAACCGCTGGGTTGAACGCCGTGGAGCAGGCGAAGCCGATATTGACCGTGCCGCTAATGCCTCGGGCGACGTTGCGTGCTCGCTCAAGCGCGGCATCGGTGAGTTTGATGATTTCACAGGCGTCTTTGTAGAGCGTTCTTCCTGTTTCGGTGAGCTCAATCCCGCGTGTTAAACGCTTAATCAGTGGGGTGCCAACTTCATGTTCAAGCCTTTGAATTTGCTGGCTGAGTGGGGGCTGTGAGATCCCTAGCTGTTCGGCTGCGCGCGTAAAGTGACCTGTTTGAGCCACCGCGACGAAATAGCGTAAATGGCGTAGTTCCATATCAAAAACGTCTCAAAGTGAACACAACATCATATTGGAACTCATTGCTGAAAGGAGTCAACCTTTAGTTAATAACGCTAATAATTGAAAAACTGGATCACCTCATGAAATCACATCCTTCTGACTGTTCATGCGTGGCAGACATCGCAAAAACGGCTATGCAACTGCAACGTGCACACCCAGAACGCGTCATTTATCAAACTTCTCTAATGAGTGCGCTATTAAGCGGGGTTTACGAAGGGGAGACTACGATGGCCGATTTGCTCCAGCATGGAGACTTTGGCTTAGGCACTTTTAACCATCTTGATGGCGAGATGATTGCGTTTAACCGCAATATTTTCCAGCTGCGCGGTGATGGTAGCGCCCGCCGCGCTAAACCTGAACAGAAAACGCCTTTTGCGGTGATGACCTTTTTCCAACCGACCGAAGAATACCGGATCAACCGTTTGCATAGCCGCGATGAGATCCATCAGGTTATCGACAAAATGCTTACCAGCCAAAACGCCTTCTGCGCGCTGCGCATTGACGGGATTTTCCGTAACGTAGAAACGCGTACCGTGCCGGAGCAGCACCGCCCTTACAAACCAATGCAGGAAGCCATTGAGGCTCAGCCGACATACCACATTGAACATCGCGAAGGGGTGCTGATTGGTTTTCTGACGCCTAACTACATGCAAGGTATCAACGTTGCGGGATATCACGAACACTTCATCACTGCGGAGCGCGACTGCGGCGGCCATATTCTTGATTATCAAGTGGAAAGCGGCGTTTTGACCTTTGGCTCTATCGATAAATTACTGATCGATTTCCCACATGATGATGATTTTATGCAGGCCGATTTGTGCCCTGCAAATTTAGATACGGCGATTCGTTCCGTTGAAAGTTAAGCCTTTTTGGCTGCGAGGAGTGTGGTTCCATGAAAAAGTCTGATAGCAATAAAGCATGGCAGTGCGGGGCAGATTTGATCGTCGCTCAGCTAGAAGCTCAGGGGGTTAAACACGTATTTGGTATCCCTGGTGCGAAAATTGATAGGGTGTTTAACTCGCTGGTTGATTCCAGCATTGAAACCATTGCCGTT comes from the Hafnia alvei genome and includes:
- a CDS encoding LysR family transcriptional regulator, whose amino-acid sequence is MELRHLRYFVAVAQTGHFTRAAEQLGISQPPLSQQIQRLEHEVGTPLIKRLTRGIELTETGRTLYKDACEIIKLTDAALERARNVARGISGTVNIGFACSTAFNPAVFSLLHSFRENYPMMHLQPQEKEMSGLMNALEEGNIDFAFIRLPCERSKDFMCRVIDTEEMMVALPRQHPLSRNSAVSLFDLKDESLITFPREVAPSLYDQTIHACEVAGFSPNLGQQSPQLTSAISMVGGGFGMAIVPDSLSKIDEKNVVCLKLKDTRLTSDIAIAWRRGDSSHIILHLLNLL
- the budA gene encoding acetolactate decarboxylase, yielding MKSHPSDCSCVADIAKTAMQLQRAHPERVIYQTSLMSALLSGVYEGETTMADLLQHGDFGLGTFNHLDGEMIAFNRNIFQLRGDGSARRAKPEQKTPFAVMTFFQPTEEYRINRLHSRDEIHQVIDKMLTSQNAFCALRIDGIFRNVETRTVPEQHRPYKPMQEAIEAQPTYHIEHREGVLIGFLTPNYMQGINVAGYHEHFITAERDCGGHILDYQVESGVLTFGSIDKLLIDFPHDDDFMQADLCPANLDTAIRSVES